From Chitinivibrionales bacterium, the proteins below share one genomic window:
- a CDS encoding GFA family protein — protein MDVLKGSCLCGSIRYSCTSSPVFVAACHCAACQKATGSAFAVVAGLNKADFTVSGGKMSTYEHVGDSSTTSRRYFCPKCGSGVYSENPLRPGMVTIRAGTLEDAAGLKPSVNVYWRDHQKWVEEIAAMPRHDTSMKR, from the coding sequence ATGGACGTTCTGAAAGGATCATGTCTGTGCGGCTCTATAAGATATTCCTGCACCTCGTCGCCGGTGTTTGTTGCAGCCTGTCATTGCGCCGCCTGCCAAAAAGCAACGGGTTCCGCCTTTGCAGTGGTGGCAGGGCTTAACAAGGCTGATTTCACCGTTTCGGGCGGCAAAATGTCAACCTACGAGCATGTCGGCGACTCCAGCACCACATCGCGCCGATATTTTTGCCCCAAATGCGGGTCGGGCGTCTATTCCGAGAATCCCTTGAGGCCGGGCATGGTCACCATCAGGGCCGGAACGTTGGAAGATGCGGCCGGCCTAAAACCCTCGGTGAATGTTTACTGGCGCGACCACCAGAAATGGGTTGAAGAGATCGCCGCCATGCCAAGACATGATACCTCGATGAAACGATGA
- a CDS encoding glycoside hydrolase family 30 beta sandwich domain-containing protein, producing MILSRSIFSAVLFAGLLYPIESAISISGTVRDKTTQLPVQGAIVSLADTGLTCLTDQNGKYAFGDALAVLPAVSAGLSAVRPYFTGNRLVLEVGNEPAQVQVDLYTLSGRHVTRILDRQLTKGIHRLDPFGTQEAAQPYLVKVKIGSGVTILKASIVAGRAIVADLKPRSGGAAATAGLSKTGTFPDTLLAWAVGYEVSRVTAGTSPGTYDIDLQSSVPAGQVQVIHSSMAGDNLVTDPAMTFGADDGSALPTITITPASTYQSITGFGGAFTETATYNLSNISAARRAEVLNAFFNPFTGAGYTVCRTPINSCDFSVANYAYDVTPGDYNLNNFDFSHDLKWTVPVIRQALRIPGAGIKIFGSPWSPPAWMKTNNSMFNGGELLSTCFSAWALYYVKYIQSMRDNGVPMWGLTVQNEPQAVQTWESCIYSTDQERDFVKNYLGPTLAQNNANVNLMIWDHNKDIIVERVTGVMSDPNAAKYVWGVAYHKYAGDYFDSMDVVHTNFPNAWMLGTENSIRDTGTDAERMAHEVIGNLNHWSVGYLVWNLCTNYDGGPYQHRTGGSPGPIVVDSATDGVKYLRQQYYMTQFSRYLRPGAVRIGCALTGGSSLEPCAFKNTDGFIAVTVLNRTANPVAFKIKQGTQIIKPTIPAWALMSFIY from the coding sequence ATGATCCTTTCCCGCTCTATTTTTTCCGCCGTTTTATTTGCCGGCCTTCTGTATCCAATCGAATCCGCAATCTCGATAAGCGGCACGGTGCGCGACAAGACCACCCAGCTGCCCGTCCAGGGCGCAATCGTGAGCCTTGCCGATACCGGCCTCACCTGTCTTACCGACCAGAACGGCAAATACGCATTCGGCGATGCCTTGGCGGTTTTGCCGGCTGTTTCGGCAGGGCTTTCCGCAGTGCGGCCGTACTTTACCGGTAACCGGCTCGTGCTCGAGGTCGGGAATGAGCCCGCGCAGGTGCAGGTGGACCTCTATACCCTTTCCGGCAGGCATGTTACCCGCATCCTTGACCGGCAATTGACAAAAGGCATTCACCGGCTTGATCCGTTCGGGACGCAGGAAGCGGCGCAGCCGTATCTCGTGAAAGTAAAAATCGGCTCAGGGGTCACCATCCTTAAGGCCTCAATCGTTGCAGGCCGAGCGATTGTTGCTGATTTAAAGCCTCGCTCGGGCGGCGCCGCGGCAACGGCAGGGCTTTCCAAAACCGGTACGTTTCCCGATACACTCCTTGCCTGGGCGGTGGGCTACGAAGTGAGCCGGGTGACTGCCGGGACTTCCCCGGGAACGTATGATATCGACCTGCAGAGCAGTGTGCCGGCCGGCCAGGTCCAGGTTATCCACTCCTCGATGGCGGGTGACAATCTGGTGACCGACCCGGCAATGACTTTCGGCGCCGACGACGGCTCGGCGCTGCCGACGATCACCATCACGCCGGCATCCACCTATCAGAGCATCACCGGATTCGGCGGCGCTTTCACCGAGACCGCAACCTACAACCTGTCCAATATCTCGGCCGCCAGGCGCGCCGAGGTGCTCAACGCATTTTTCAACCCGTTCACGGGCGCCGGTTACACCGTATGCCGGACGCCGATCAACAGCTGCGATTTCAGCGTGGCCAATTACGCGTACGATGTCACGCCGGGTGATTACAACTTGAACAATTTCGATTTCAGCCACGATCTGAAGTGGACCGTGCCGGTGATCAGGCAGGCCCTCCGCATCCCGGGCGCCGGCATCAAGATCTTCGGATCGCCCTGGTCGCCGCCCGCATGGATGAAGACCAATAACTCCATGTTCAACGGCGGCGAGCTTTTGTCAACCTGTTTTTCCGCGTGGGCGCTCTACTATGTCAAGTATATCCAGAGTATGCGGGACAACGGCGTGCCGATGTGGGGGCTCACCGTCCAGAACGAGCCGCAGGCGGTCCAGACGTGGGAAAGCTGCATTTATTCCACGGACCAGGAGCGTGATTTTGTCAAGAATTACCTTGGCCCCACGCTCGCGCAAAACAATGCAAATGTAAACTTGATGATCTGGGACCATAACAAAGACATCATCGTCGAGCGGGTGACCGGCGTGATGAGCGACCCCAATGCCGCGAAATACGTTTGGGGCGTGGCCTATCATAAATACGCGGGGGATTATTTCGACAGCATGGACGTGGTGCACACCAATTTCCCCAACGCCTGGATGCTGGGGACCGAAAACAGCATACGGGACACCGGCACCGATGCTGAGCGCATGGCGCATGAGGTGATAGGAAACCTGAACCACTGGTCGGTTGGATACCTCGTCTGGAACCTGTGCACCAACTACGACGGCGGCCCCTATCAGCACCGCACCGGAGGCTCACCGGGTCCAATCGTGGTCGACTCCGCCACCGACGGCGTCAAATACCTGCGCCAGCAATACTACATGACCCAGTTCAGCCGCTACCTGCGGCCGGGGGCGGTGCGCATCGGGTGCGCGCTCACCGGCGGATCGAGCCTGGAGCCGTGCGCTTTCAAGAACACCGATGGGTTTATAGCCGTCACCGTTCTGAACAGGACGGCAAACCCGGTAGCGTTCAAAATCAAACAGGGGACGCAGATCATCAAGCCGACCATACCGGCATGGGCCCTAATGTCGTTTATTTACTGA